The Nocardioides pantholopis genome window below encodes:
- the rpmB gene encoding 50S ribosomal protein L28, with the protein MAAVCDICAKKPGFGNNRPWSRKITKRRFDPNIQRVRAKVNGTPKRMNVCTGCLKAGKVTR; encoded by the coding sequence GTGGCTGCCGTCTGCGACATCTGCGCCAAGAAGCCGGGCTTCGGCAACAACCGACCCTGGTCGCGCAAGATCACGAAGCGTCGCTTCGACCCCAACATCCAGCGCGTCCGTGCCAAGGTCAACGGCACCCCGAAGCGCATGAACGTGTGCACCGGCTGCCTGAAGGCCGGCAAGGTCACCCGCTGA
- a CDS encoding trans-sulfuration enzyme family protein: MADHRSPATVAVHAGRPPHEADEPLNTPITMASTFVAGGDREYGRYGNPTWQAFEEALGALEGGSALAFSSGLAAVSTVLDLVGQGMKVVAPRHAYNGTVLQLADLEARGRITTELVDVADTDAVVAACQDAALVWLESPTNPALEIADIETIATAARDAGAHVVVDNTFATPLLQKPLELGADIVVHSATKYLAGHSDVLLGAIVVADPELLGVLKGRRDLIGAVPGTFEAWLALRGMRTLHLRVERAQANAAELARRLAEHPAIGEVRYPGFGAIVSVVVAQGALAADLFTHGTALWVHATSLGGVESTLERRRRWKGEPTTIPEGLVRLSVGIEDVEDLWADLAQALDTIP, translated from the coding sequence ATGGCAGACCACCGCTCGCCCGCCACCGTCGCCGTCCACGCCGGCCGCCCGCCGCACGAGGCCGACGAGCCTCTCAACACCCCGATCACGATGGCCTCCACGTTCGTCGCCGGCGGCGACCGGGAGTACGGCCGCTACGGCAACCCCACCTGGCAGGCCTTCGAGGAGGCGCTCGGCGCGCTCGAGGGCGGGTCGGCGCTGGCGTTCTCCTCCGGCCTGGCCGCGGTCTCGACGGTCCTGGACCTGGTCGGGCAGGGCATGAAGGTCGTCGCGCCGCGACACGCCTACAACGGCACGGTGCTCCAGCTGGCCGACCTGGAGGCGCGCGGGCGGATCACCACCGAGCTCGTCGACGTCGCGGACACCGACGCCGTCGTCGCGGCCTGCCAGGACGCGGCACTGGTCTGGCTGGAGTCCCCCACCAACCCGGCCCTCGAGATCGCCGACATCGAGACCATCGCCACCGCCGCCCGGGACGCCGGCGCCCACGTCGTGGTCGACAACACCTTCGCCACCCCGCTGCTGCAGAAGCCGCTGGAGCTGGGCGCCGACATCGTCGTGCACTCCGCGACCAAGTACCTCGCCGGCCACAGCGACGTGCTGCTCGGCGCGATCGTCGTGGCGGACCCCGAGCTGCTCGGTGTGCTCAAGGGACGCCGGGACCTGATCGGGGCGGTGCCGGGCACCTTCGAGGCGTGGCTCGCCCTGCGCGGGATGCGCACCCTGCACCTGCGCGTGGAGCGGGCCCAGGCGAACGCCGCCGAGCTCGCCCGCAGGCTCGCCGAGCACCCGGCGATCGGGGAGGTCCGCTACCCCGGCTTCGGCGCGATCGTGTCGGTGGTCGTCGCCCAGGGCGCGCTGGCCGCGGACCTGTTCACCCACGGCACGGCCCTGTGGGTCCACGCCACCAGCCTCGGCGGGGTGGAGTCCACCCTGGAGCGGCGCCGCCGCTGGAAGGGCGAGCCCACGACCATCCCCGAGGGCCTGGTCCGTCTCTCGGTGGGCATCGAGGACGTCGAGGACCTCTGGGCCGACCTCGCCCAGGCGCTCGACACCATCCCCTGA
- a CDS encoding D-alanine--D-alanine ligase family protein, translating to MSDASPEPPVQHSRKVRVALLFGGRSGEHGVSAATAAGVMKAIDQDKYDVVPVGITREGQWVLTSGDASRWELTAGGLAEVTPESGKELVGLPDLGEVDVVFPLLHGPFGEDGTVQGMLEVAGMRYVGAGVLASAVGMDKQYMKLVFAGHGLPVGPYVVVQPREWEQHRAEVVDRVLELKFPVFVKPARAGSSLGVTRVDDVGALADAIEEARFHDPKVLVEQGIEGREIECAVLGGRAGGPPRASVAGEVVVDHEAAAFYDFEEKYLSGSHSRTEAPADLPDEVGERVRELAIRAFEAVGAEGLSRVDVFVTPEGEVVLNEINTMPGFTPISMYPKLWAASGLPYAELIDELIQLALERPTGLR from the coding sequence GTGTCTGACGCTTCCCCCGAGCCCCCCGTCCAGCACTCCCGGAAGGTGCGGGTCGCCCTGCTGTTCGGCGGCCGCTCCGGCGAGCACGGCGTCTCCGCCGCCACCGCGGCCGGCGTGATGAAGGCCATCGACCAGGACAAGTACGACGTCGTCCCGGTCGGCATCACCCGCGAGGGGCAGTGGGTGCTGACCTCGGGCGACGCGAGCCGGTGGGAGCTCACCGCGGGGGGCCTGGCCGAGGTGACCCCCGAGTCCGGCAAGGAGCTCGTCGGTCTCCCGGACCTGGGCGAGGTCGACGTCGTCTTCCCGCTGCTGCACGGCCCCTTCGGCGAGGACGGCACGGTCCAGGGCATGCTCGAGGTCGCCGGCATGCGCTACGTCGGCGCCGGTGTGCTGGCCTCCGCGGTCGGAATGGACAAGCAGTACATGAAGCTGGTCTTCGCCGGCCACGGCCTGCCCGTCGGGCCGTACGTCGTGGTGCAGCCGCGGGAGTGGGAGCAGCACCGGGCCGAGGTGGTCGACCGGGTGCTGGAGCTGAAGTTCCCGGTGTTCGTGAAGCCGGCGCGTGCCGGCTCCTCCCTCGGTGTGACCCGGGTCGACGACGTGGGCGCGCTGGCCGACGCCATCGAGGAGGCTCGCTTCCACGACCCGAAGGTGCTCGTGGAGCAGGGCATCGAGGGGCGGGAGATCGAGTGCGCGGTGCTCGGCGGGCGCGCCGGCGGGCCGCCGCGCGCCTCGGTCGCCGGCGAGGTCGTGGTCGACCACGAGGCCGCGGCGTTCTACGACTTCGAGGAGAAGTACCTCAGCGGCTCGCACAGCCGCACCGAGGCTCCGGCCGACCTGCCCGACGAGGTCGGTGAGCGGGTCCGGGAGCTGGCGATCCGGGCCTTCGAGGCGGTCGGCGCCGAGGGTCTCTCGCGCGTCGACGTCTTCGTGACGCCCGAGGGCGAGGTGGTCCTCAACGAGATCAACACGATGCCGGGCTTCACGCCGATCTCGATGTACCCCAAGCTGTGGGCGGCGAGCGGGCTGCCCTACGCCGAGCTCATCGACGAGCTGATCCAGCTCGCCCTCGAGCGACCCACCGGCCTGCGCTGA
- a CDS encoding UDP-N-acetylmuramoyl-tripeptide--D-alanyl-D-alanine ligase has protein sequence MIALTLAEIADVVSGEVVGDGAVRVTGPVVIDSREARPGSLFAAFVGEHSDGHEHAEQAAGLGAVAVLGSRPTSLPTVVVDDVRGALQRLAAHVVAQVRRAGALRVVGITGSQGKTSTKDLLGAVLGQVGPTVVTRGSFNNELGMPLTALGIEAHTRFLVLELGARGAGHIAELTRLAPPDVGVVLNVGQAHLGEFGSQEAIALAKGELVEAVVEGGSAVLNADDVRVVAMAPRTRERVVTFGREQPADVRVEELRLDRLGRPSFVLATAEDRVPVTLQLVGAHQALNAAAAAAAALALGVLPAQVGRALDAVTTLSQWRMELRELASGVTVLNDSYNANPDSMRAALDALAAIGADPAVRRTIAVLGEMRELGATSDDEHVAVGEHAADRGIAQVLVVGEPARGIQRGLAGRGHPATTFVADNAEAVAWLREHVGPGDAVLLKASRGARLDEVAAALQ, from the coding sequence GTGATCGCCCTGACGCTGGCGGAGATCGCCGACGTGGTCTCCGGCGAGGTGGTCGGCGACGGTGCCGTCCGGGTCACCGGCCCGGTCGTCATCGACAGCCGCGAGGCGCGGCCCGGCAGCCTCTTCGCCGCGTTCGTCGGCGAGCACAGCGACGGCCACGAGCACGCCGAGCAGGCGGCGGGGCTCGGCGCCGTCGCGGTGCTCGGCAGCCGGCCGACCTCGCTCCCGACGGTGGTGGTGGACGACGTCCGCGGTGCGCTCCAGCGGCTCGCGGCGCACGTCGTCGCCCAGGTGCGGCGAGCCGGGGCGCTGCGCGTCGTCGGGATCACCGGCTCCCAGGGCAAGACCTCGACCAAGGACCTGCTCGGCGCGGTGCTCGGTCAGGTGGGTCCCACCGTGGTGACCCGCGGATCGTTCAACAACGAACTGGGCATGCCGCTGACGGCCCTGGGCATCGAGGCCCACACCCGGTTCCTGGTGCTCGAGCTCGGCGCCCGCGGCGCCGGTCACATCGCCGAGCTGACGCGGCTGGCGCCGCCCGACGTCGGGGTCGTCCTCAACGTGGGGCAGGCGCACCTGGGCGAGTTCGGGTCCCAGGAGGCGATCGCGCTCGCCAAGGGCGAGCTCGTCGAGGCGGTCGTCGAGGGCGGCTCCGCGGTGCTCAACGCCGACGACGTGCGGGTCGTCGCCATGGCCCCGCGCACCCGGGAGCGCGTCGTCACCTTCGGGCGGGAGCAGCCGGCCGACGTGCGCGTCGAGGAGCTGCGGCTGGACCGGCTCGGCCGGCCGTCGTTCGTCCTGGCGACCGCGGAGGACCGGGTGCCGGTGACGCTCCAGCTGGTCGGCGCCCACCAGGCGCTCAACGCCGCCGCGGCCGCGGCCGCGGCGCTCGCCCTCGGCGTCCTCCCCGCGCAGGTCGGGAGGGCGCTCGACGCCGTCACGACGCTGTCGCAGTGGCGGATGGAGTTGCGCGAGCTCGCGAGCGGCGTGACGGTTCTCAACGACTCCTACAACGCCAACCCGGACTCGATGCGGGCGGCGCTGGACGCCTTGGCCGCCATCGGCGCCGACCCCGCGGTGCGCCGTACGATCGCGGTCCTCGGCGAGATGCGGGAGCTGGGCGCGACCAGCGACGACGAGCACGTCGCCGTGGGGGAGCACGCCGCCGACCGGGGCATCGCCCAGGTGCTGGTCGTCGGCGAGCCCGCACGCGGGATCCAGCGCGGCCTGGCCGGCCGGGGGCACCCGGCGACCACCTTCGTCGCCGACAACGCCGAGGCCGTCGCCTGGCTCCGCGAGCACGTCGGTCCGGGTGACGCAGTACTCCTCAAGGCGTCCCGCGGGGCGCGCCTCGACGAGGTCGCCGCAGCCCTTCAGTAG
- a CDS encoding thiamine-phosphate kinase: MSLAPDATLADAGEFGLISELTALFPQGEHVLVGPGDDAAVLRIRTGHVVVSSDLMVEGRHFRRDWVQAADVGHRAGAQNLSDINAMGGTATSLTVGLAAPPDLPVRWALDFARGFAEECALVGASVVGGDLTTADQVVVAVTVLGACTEAPVLRSGARPGDVLALAGRQGWAAGGLAVLGRGFRSPRALVEAYRRPEPPYAEGRVAAEAGATSMIDISDGLLSEAGHLARASGVAIDVRTGAFELAEPLHAVAAALNVDPLQFVLGGGDDHALLATFPDDASVPAGWQVVGSVAAGEPAVTVDGAPYDGPTGWSHF, translated from the coding sequence ATGAGCCTCGCACCCGACGCCACCCTCGCCGACGCCGGGGAGTTCGGCCTGATCTCCGAGCTGACCGCGCTCTTCCCCCAGGGCGAGCACGTGCTGGTCGGCCCGGGGGACGACGCGGCAGTGCTGCGGATCCGCACCGGTCACGTCGTGGTGTCCAGCGACCTGATGGTCGAGGGACGCCACTTCCGCCGCGACTGGGTGCAGGCCGCCGACGTCGGCCACCGCGCCGGCGCGCAGAACCTCTCCGACATCAACGCGATGGGCGGCACCGCCACCTCGCTCACCGTCGGCCTGGCCGCGCCGCCCGACCTGCCGGTGCGCTGGGCGCTGGACTTCGCGCGCGGCTTCGCCGAGGAGTGCGCGCTGGTCGGTGCCAGCGTGGTCGGCGGCGACCTCACGACCGCCGACCAGGTGGTGGTCGCCGTCACCGTGCTCGGCGCCTGCACCGAGGCGCCGGTGCTCCGCTCGGGGGCGCGGCCGGGCGACGTGCTCGCGCTCGCCGGCCGGCAGGGCTGGGCCGCCGGCGGGCTCGCGGTGCTGGGGCGGGGGTTCCGCTCGCCGCGCGCGCTCGTGGAGGCCTACCGCCGCCCCGAGCCGCCGTACGCCGAGGGACGGGTCGCCGCCGAGGCCGGGGCGACCTCGATGATCGACATCTCCGACGGTCTCCTCTCGGAGGCCGGCCACCTGGCGCGCGCCTCCGGTGTCGCGATCGACGTGCGGACCGGGGCCTTCGAGCTGGCCGAGCCGCTGCACGCGGTCGCCGCGGCCCTCAACGTCGACCCGCTGCAGTTCGTGCTCGGCGGCGGCGACGACCACGCGCTGCTCGCGACGTTCCCCGACGACGCCTCGGTGCCCGCGGGGTGGCAGGTGGTCGGGTCCGTGGCTGCGGGGGAGCCGGCGGTCACGGTGGACGGGGCGCCGTACGACGGCCCGACCGGGTGGTCGCACTTCTGA
- a CDS encoding Lrp/AsnC family transcriptional regulator: protein MVVQAYILIQTDVGKAAEVARAIGQVKGVTLAEDVTGPYDVIVRAEARNVDELGKLVVAKVQTLEGITRTLTCPVVHI, encoded by the coding sequence ATGGTCGTCCAGGCCTACATCCTGATCCAGACCGACGTCGGCAAGGCCGCCGAGGTCGCTCGGGCCATCGGCCAGGTCAAGGGCGTCACGCTCGCCGAGGACGTCACCGGTCCCTACGACGTGATCGTCCGCGCCGAGGCCCGCAACGTCGACGAGCTGGGCAAGCTGGTAGTCGCCAAGGTGCAGACCCTGGAGGGGATCACCCGGACGCTGACCTGCCCGGTCGTCCACATCTGA
- a CDS encoding DUF3515 domain-containing protein encodes MLAVVLATAGCGGSVELATPDLSPGESRACAALVAALPDTLAGESATETEPEGAPGAAWGDPPLVLQCGAPIPEEFVETSECLVVDDVGWFVPPEQEADPDADVEFTAVGYEPAVRLSIPAEHRGATSAAALAELAAPVTEHLELVQPCL; translated from the coding sequence GTGCTGGCCGTGGTGCTGGCGACCGCCGGATGCGGCGGTTCGGTCGAGCTGGCCACTCCCGACCTGTCCCCCGGCGAGTCCCGCGCGTGCGCGGCGCTGGTGGCGGCACTGCCGGACACCCTGGCCGGGGAGTCGGCGACCGAGACCGAGCCCGAGGGCGCCCCGGGCGCCGCCTGGGGCGACCCGCCGCTGGTCCTGCAGTGCGGCGCGCCGATCCCCGAGGAGTTCGTGGAGACCTCCGAGTGCCTCGTCGTCGACGACGTCGGCTGGTTCGTGCCGCCCGAGCAGGAGGCCGACCCGGATGCGGACGTGGAGTTCACAGCCGTCGGCTACGAGCCCGCCGTACGCCTGAGCATCCCGGCCGAGCACCGCGGCGCGACCAGCGCCGCCGCGCTCGCGGAGCTCGCCGCGCCGGTGACCGAGCACCTCGAGCTGGTCCAGCCCTGCCTCTGA
- a CDS encoding DAK2 domain-containing protein gives MEVPRSASISLDVVLRFVDIASDALAGAREEIDALNVYPVPDGDTGTNMYLTVSAAREAIREAARDGAAELPAALAAFARGALLGARGNSGVILSEMLGAIARRIAQADEQESNAVVMAEALRQASDAAYAAVGVPVEGTMLSVLRDAADAAMERAARPGSRARDVFAVAAAAARTALARTPDQLAVLRDAGVVDAGGRGLSVILDAAEHVLTGRRPVPVTTRIGTRTIPVPHVPSAAADGQDLTADGPAYEVMYLLDAADDRVPALRERLGELGDSLVVVGGDGLWNVHVHVDDVGAAVEAGIEAGRPSRIRVTHFAEQVGEAQQRQAGRSGRRIVAVAAGPGLRRLFEEAGAVVVPGGPGRSPSAGQVLDAITGCGACEVVLLPNDAESVRVAQVAASTAESDPDLSGIRVAVIPTQAQVQGLAAVAVHEPGRAFELDVLEMTATARHARHGAVTVAARRAMTMAGPCEPGDALGVIAGDFAVVGEDLYAVATEVLERLLGGGGELVTIVAGTDDADGALATRCAGYVERRHPAVDVVVYDGGQERYPLLVSVE, from the coding sequence ATGGAGGTACCGCGCAGCGCCAGCATCTCACTGGACGTCGTGCTGCGGTTCGTCGACATCGCCTCCGACGCGCTGGCGGGCGCGCGCGAGGAGATCGACGCGCTCAACGTCTACCCGGTGCCCGACGGCGACACCGGGACGAACATGTACCTCACCGTGTCGGCGGCGCGGGAGGCCATCCGCGAGGCGGCCCGCGACGGCGCGGCCGAGCTGCCCGCGGCGCTCGCGGCGTTCGCGCGCGGAGCGCTGCTGGGCGCGCGCGGGAACTCCGGGGTGATCCTCAGCGAGATGCTCGGGGCGATCGCCCGGCGGATCGCGCAGGCGGATGAGCAGGAGTCGAACGCCGTGGTGATGGCCGAGGCGCTGCGCCAGGCGAGCGATGCGGCGTACGCCGCGGTCGGCGTGCCGGTCGAGGGCACCATGCTCTCGGTGCTGCGCGACGCCGCGGACGCCGCCATGGAGCGCGCCGCACGACCGGGCAGTCGGGCCCGCGACGTCTTCGCGGTCGCCGCCGCGGCGGCCCGCACCGCCCTGGCCCGGACCCCCGACCAGCTCGCGGTGCTGCGCGACGCCGGGGTGGTCGACGCCGGCGGCCGCGGCCTGAGCGTGATCCTGGACGCTGCCGAGCACGTGCTCACCGGACGGCGGCCGGTGCCGGTGACCACGCGGATCGGCACCCGGACCATCCCGGTCCCGCACGTGCCGTCGGCCGCCGCGGACGGGCAGGACCTCACGGCCGATGGGCCCGCCTACGAGGTGATGTACCTGCTGGACGCGGCGGACGACCGGGTGCCCGCCCTGCGCGAGCGGCTCGGTGAGCTGGGGGACTCCCTCGTGGTGGTCGGTGGCGACGGCCTCTGGAACGTGCACGTGCACGTCGACGACGTCGGCGCGGCCGTGGAGGCCGGCATCGAGGCCGGGCGGCCCAGCCGGATCCGGGTGACGCACTTCGCCGAGCAGGTGGGGGAGGCCCAGCAGCGGCAGGCGGGCCGCAGCGGTCGCCGAATCGTCGCGGTCGCGGCCGGGCCCGGGCTCCGGCGCCTGTTCGAGGAGGCCGGCGCAGTGGTGGTGCCGGGCGGCCCCGGCCGGAGCCCCTCGGCCGGTCAGGTCCTGGACGCGATCACGGGCTGCGGCGCCTGCGAGGTGGTGCTGCTGCCCAACGACGCGGAGTCCGTGCGGGTCGCGCAGGTCGCGGCCTCGACGGCCGAGAGCGACCCCGACCTGTCCGGGATCCGGGTGGCGGTGATCCCCACCCAGGCCCAGGTCCAGGGTCTGGCAGCGGTCGCCGTCCACGAGCCGGGCCGCGCCTTCGAGCTGGACGTGCTGGAGATGACCGCCACCGCCCGGCACGCGCGCCACGGTGCCGTCACGGTGGCCGCTCGCCGGGCGATGACGATGGCGGGGCCATGCGAGCCCGGCGACGCCCTCGGCGTGATCGCGGGCGACTTCGCGGTGGTCGGGGAGGACCTGTACGCCGTCGCGACCGAGGTCCTCGAGCGACTGCTCGGCGGCGGCGGTGAGCTGGTCACGATCGTCGCGGGCACCGACGACGCCGACGGGGCGCTCGCGACCCGATGCGCCGGGTACGTCGAGCGGCGGCACCCCGCTGTCGACGTCGTGGTGTACGACGGTGGCCAGGAGCGCTACCCGCTGCTGGTCTCGGTGGAGTGA
- a CDS encoding D-alanine--D-alanine ligase family protein: MTIEDFAGPVAVIAGGLSHERDVSLASGRNLVRELRGLGVEAHAYDFDRNLLHALERDKVVAALPALHGQFGEDGEIQTLLELISMPYVGTRSRSCRLAYDKGTSRELLRRAGIPVPDSVGLSAQTFRDIGATALMEHVMERLGTRVVVKPAQGGSALGVTGVDGLAALPSALVGTYAYHEDALIERFYDGLDVSVVCLENDEGLESLAPIAIEYEKGHEFDFSARYTAEFVSLHQPDLPAEQLARLGEVAREAHRVLGLDDVSRSDFIVSTDGSFVLLETAITPGTTETSVFPYACTASGTSLGEVARRLLVRAVAAG, from the coding sequence ATGACGATCGAGGACTTCGCAGGACCCGTGGCGGTCATCGCCGGCGGCCTCAGCCATGAGCGGGACGTCTCCCTGGCCAGCGGCCGGAACCTGGTCCGCGAGCTGCGCGGGCTCGGGGTCGAGGCGCACGCCTACGACTTCGACCGCAACCTGCTGCACGCGCTGGAGCGCGACAAGGTCGTCGCGGCGCTCCCGGCCCTGCACGGCCAGTTCGGCGAGGACGGCGAGATCCAGACCCTGCTGGAGCTGATCTCGATGCCGTACGTCGGCACCCGCAGCCGCTCCTGCCGGCTGGCCTACGACAAGGGCACCTCCCGCGAGCTGCTGCGCCGCGCCGGCATCCCGGTCCCCGACAGCGTCGGCCTCTCCGCCCAGACCTTCCGCGACATCGGCGCGACCGCGCTCATGGAGCACGTCATGGAGCGCCTCGGCACCCGCGTCGTGGTCAAGCCGGCCCAGGGCGGCAGCGCGCTCGGCGTCACCGGCGTCGACGGGCTCGCCGCGCTCCCCTCGGCGCTGGTCGGCACCTACGCCTACCACGAGGACGCGCTCATCGAGCGCTTCTACGACGGCCTCGACGTGAGCGTGGTGTGCCTGGAGAATGACGAGGGCCTGGAGTCGCTGGCGCCGATCGCGATCGAGTACGAGAAGGGCCACGAGTTCGACTTCAGCGCGCGCTACACCGCCGAGTTCGTCTCGCTGCACCAGCCGGACCTGCCCGCCGAGCAGCTCGCCCGGCTCGGCGAGGTGGCGCGCGAGGCGCACCGGGTGCTCGGCCTGGACGACGTCTCCCGCTCGGACTTCATCGTCTCCACCGACGGCAGCTTCGTGCTGCTGGAGACCGCGATCACGCCGGGGACGACCGAGACCTCGGTCTTCCCCTACGCGTGCACCGCGAGCGGGACCTCGCTGGGCGAGGTGGCCCGCCGGCTGCTCGTCCGCGCGGTCGCCGCCGGCTGA
- a CDS encoding NAD(P)H-dependent glycerol-3-phosphate dehydrogenase: MSEQRVAILGAGSWGTAFSIVLADAGNDVTIWGRREEVCAAINEQHENADYLPGVELPRTVTATHDPEKAMADADVVVLAVPSQSLRENLTEWAPYLPDRAVMVSLMKGVELGTLSRMSEVIGEVTGAGPERIAVISGPNLAREIARREPAASVVACADEDVARMLQARCHAPAFRPYTSVDVLGCELGGAYKNVVGLAVGMAVGLGFGDNTTASVITRGLAETARLGMHLGANPMTLMGLAGLGDLVATCSSPLSRNRSFGEKLGRGMTTEEIYASTRQVAEGAKSCVSLMQLAERHGVDAPIAQHVDDVVAGRMTANEMMDSFIARETKAETD; this comes from the coding sequence GTGAGCGAGCAGAGGGTCGCGATCCTGGGAGCGGGTTCGTGGGGGACGGCGTTCTCGATCGTGCTGGCCGACGCCGGCAACGACGTGACGATCTGGGGCCGCCGCGAGGAGGTGTGCGCCGCGATCAACGAGCAGCACGAGAACGCCGACTACCTGCCCGGCGTCGAGCTGCCGCGCACGGTGACCGCGACCCACGACCCCGAGAAGGCGATGGCCGACGCCGACGTGGTCGTGCTGGCGGTCCCGTCCCAGTCGCTGCGCGAGAACCTCACCGAGTGGGCGCCGTACCTGCCCGACCGTGCGGTGATGGTCTCGCTGATGAAGGGCGTCGAGCTCGGCACGCTGAGCCGGATGAGCGAGGTCATCGGCGAGGTCACCGGCGCGGGACCGGAGCGGATCGCGGTGATCAGCGGCCCGAACCTCGCCCGCGAGATCGCCCGGCGCGAGCCGGCCGCCTCCGTGGTGGCGTGCGCCGACGAGGACGTCGCGCGGATGCTCCAGGCCCGCTGCCACGCCCCGGCGTTCCGCCCCTACACCTCTGTCGACGTGCTCGGCTGCGAGCTGGGCGGCGCCTACAAGAACGTGGTCGGCCTCGCCGTCGGGATGGCGGTCGGGCTGGGCTTCGGGGACAACACCACGGCATCGGTGATCACCCGCGGGCTGGCCGAGACCGCCCGCCTCGGCATGCACCTGGGTGCGAACCCGATGACGCTGATGGGGCTCGCCGGGCTCGGCGACCTGGTGGCCACCTGCTCCTCGCCGCTCTCCCGCAACCGGTCCTTCGGCGAGAAGCTCGGCCGCGGCATGACCACCGAGGAGATCTACGCCTCGACCCGGCAGGTCGCCGAGGGGGCGAAGTCCTGCGTCTCGCTGATGCAGCTCGCCGAGCGGCACGGCGTGGACGCCCCGATCGCCCAGCACGTCGACGACGTGGTCGCCGGCCGGATGACCGCGAACGAGATGATGGACTCCTTCATCGCCCGCGAGACCAAGGCCGAGACCGACTGA